The DNA window GTGTGTAAAAGCTTCAGCCTATGCCCCTATTTATACATGTGCAAGGCTTTACTTTTTCAAACTATATTAAATACAATCACCCTTGGTAAACTAAGTCTCATGAAAATGGTCATCCACATCATTCATCCTTATCACAACAATCCTTATTacaacactcccccttggatgaccatttaggattattgcctcgttaaaaccttactaaagaaaacccaatgggaaaaaaaactttagttaaggaaaaagagtacaatatcctttgtgatgggaactgcctcattaaaaaccttgtcaagaaaaacccagtGGAAAAAAACATGActaaggaaaaaagagtacagtctccccctcttgccgacatcatttaatgtcatgaaatcggcgcatccgaatctcatgtaccaatctttcaaaggaggattttgggagtgactttgtgaacaaatctgccagattgtcacttgagcggatctgttggacattaattgtcccttgattttgaagatcatgagtgaagaagaatttgggagaaatatgctttgttctatcacctttgatatctctgcctttaagttgagcaatacatgctatattatcttcaaacaggacagttggagctatcttctgatcaatcagtccacatgatgacagaatatattggatcacactcctcagccaaaaacactcacgactagcttcatgtatcactagtatttcagcatgattagaggatgttgctgcaaccgtctgtttcgtggacctccatgatatagctgtaccaccatatgtgaataggtattctgtttgagatctccctttatgtggatcagacaaatatccagcatctgcatagccaactaattgtgacttggatccataaggataaaacaatcccatatcaacagttccatgaagatatcgaaagatctgtttgattccactctaatgtcttctggttggagaggaactatatcttgctagtaaattcacagcaaatgatatatcaggTCGTGTGTTATTAGTAAGATACATTAGTGCGCCAAtagcactaagatatggtacttcaggaccaaggatatcttcattctcttctttaggacggaattgatccttctccacatccaaagatcttacgatcattgggatacttaatggatgtgacttatccatataaaatcttttcaggATCTtatctgtgtatgttgtttgatgaataaagatcccattttttgtatgctcgatctgcaggccgagacaaaatttagtcattccaagatctttcatctcaaactctttttttagagtttttataattgttggaatctcttcaggagttccaatgatatttaaatcatcaacgtgcatagcaattataatgaacccagatgcagatttctttatgaaaacgcatggacagatatcatcattcttaaatctgtttttggccagatactcagtaagacgattataccacatttgtccagattgctttagaccatataaagatctttgcaatttgactgagtataacccttgcgaatattcattggatggtttagatatctttagtccttcagggactttcatatagatatcccgatctaatgagccgtacaaataggttgttaccacatccattaaatgcatatgcagtttatgatatgcagataacctgaccaaataacgcaatgttatcacATCCACTATAGGGGAATAcgcaacaggttttacatcttttggtgtacggactacaggtccaaagacttcacgtttagtaagtgagtctaattcaaccttcatggcttctttccattttggccaatcattcctttgtcgacattcttcgactgatcttggctcaagatcatTACTTTCGTGCATGATAttcaatgccacattatatgcaaatatttcattgacaattgtcttatttcggtcccatttctctcctgtaaagacataatttatcgagatctcatcattttcacaattttcaggtacctgaacgtcttctggcgttaacattatatcagaattttggacaattgcaggtgtctctactatgtctttttcaacaggaatagtatttaccttttttctctttcgaggatttttatctttggaaccgacaggcctgccacgcttctggcgtgtatttgcttcagtggctatttgtcctactgggacatcaattcaaattgcgacattttctgccctgccacgcttctggtgTGAAGTTGCTTCAatggctacttgtcctactggggtatcaattcgaattggggcattttccgctggtatataagattttgttatcctctttgtatcggaaaatgcatcaggtaattcatttgctattctttgcaaatgtataatcttttgaacttctagttcacattgccctgatcgaggatctaaatgcatcaacgatgatgtATTCCAactaagttccttttcaggaagcttattctctccccctaatgttggaaattttgattcatcaaaatgacaatccgcaaatcggactttaaatacatctcccgttcgtatctcaagatacctcactatagagggagaatcatatccaacatatatccccaattttctttggggtcccattttggtgcgattaggtggtgcaatgggaacatatatcgcacacccgaatattcttaaatgggagacatttggctgctggccaaaagctaattgcataggagagaactgatggtaactcattggcctcaaacgaataagtaccgcagcatgtaaaatagcatgcccccaaaccgaggttgggagatttgttctcataagcaagGGTCTAACAATcaattggaggcgtttaataagtgattctgctaacccattttatgtgtgaacataagctattggatgttcaacacttattccattagccatacaataagcatcaaaagcttgggaagtaaattcaccagcattatcaaggcgaattgctttgattggattttctgaaaATTGTGCTTTTATAGAATAATTTGAGctagtaatctcgcaaacgccaggttgcgagaagacaataagcacacatgtgaccatctcgaagatgcgtctattaggactATAAAATATCTGAAAGAttcacatggtggatgaataggtccacatatatcaccttgaatcctttctaggattcaggagactcaaatccaatctttactagtgatggccttaaaattaacttttcctgagaacatgcagcacaaaaaaattcactagttttaagaatcttctggttctttagtgaatgtccatgagagttttcaataattctcctcatcatggttgttcccggatgacccaatcggtcgtgccaagttatgaattcatttggactagtaaacttctggttcacaatggcatgtgattcaattgcactaatctttgcataatataacccagatgaaagtgagggcaacttttctaatataacctttttatttaaatcatgagttgtgatacataaatactcatgatttccctcattcattgtttcaatatgatatccatttcagcgaatatctttgaaactcaacaagttcctcagagacttggtagataatagtgcattatttattacaaattttgttcctctaggaaacaaaattatagctcttccggagccttctatcacattgcccgagccaataatagtattaacatactcttcttttggcacaagatgggtaaaatatatatcatttttaagaatagtgtgcgaacttgcactatctgcaaggcaaatatcttcagaatatgtccttaccatttttcttcaaaaaaataaatgataataataataaaatgagtaaaagTACATGCACAGTAAAATTATTCATATGAATACTTAGCaaacacatattaaactattccatcattgatcaaatagccaatatttccttcagaatccttaaaaaaattagatacatcataatgagtggtagaattttcatcatttgaaacaaaatttgtttccttttctttgtcatcCCTTTTCAatgatgcttgataaagatcaactaggtgccttggagtacgacaggtacgtgaccaatggtcctttccaccacaacaaaagtatttatcctcaattgatatactttgcccattgtttctttctttatctcaCTTATGGTGAGATcttttcttgtgaacataatttcttttccttccataatttttttgttatcaaaatcttgccatttacctcttctgtgGTTATAATTTGCTGCATTTGCTTCAGGAAATAGGGCGGCGCCAGCTGGGCGCacttcatgatttcttaaaagcaactcattgttgcgttcagcaacaagaaagtaagaaattagctcaaaaaaattttaaatcctttttcttgattgctactgcaggagcacattcgatgcatggaaggtcgagaatgttttctctaacatatcgggTTTGAGGAGGTATCACCGTTTTTTCATGATTATACCTTTTTCAAGGTTTTTCcacagatctgcaggatcttttaatgtgtgggatattcatttttcaatcatacttcaagatgacgacgaaggaaAAATATGGCTTTatctttatccttctgggatatattattttcagcctCAATGGTATcttcaagatccattgaatcaagatagatttcagcatctaatatccatggtaaataattatttctaaatACATCAAAAGCATTATATTCAAGATGAAAGAGAttcgacataataaaaatttgttacctgaaaTCTTCCTAATAATTTCGTTAGAGcttcgtgctgataacgtgttataaattaactaaataaataaataaggaagaggtaacaaatataaaataaagaaatgtaAAGAGAGAGAAGTATTGCAACGTaaaggagagagagaatagTTTATTAATTGTGTGTAAAAACTTTAGCCTATGCCCCTATTTATACATGTGCAAGGCTTTACTTTTTCAAACTATATTAAATACAATTACCCTTGGTAAACTAAGTCTTATGAAAATGGTCATCCACGTCATTCATCCTTATCACAACAATCCTTATTAcaacatgttttttttttatctaaaattttttgacaaaGTCTTTTTAGGATAATTATTTTCATGACTTTGAATATTAAGTTaccaatataaaatttattatctcGTGACTATAAATAATAGATAGATAATAAATCATGAAAAcaactaagaataataataaagacaTCTCACAAAATCACTAACATAGATGCAAGTATGCTCTAACTCATACTTTTATGATgtgataataataaatttcaaaattttctatcaaaatttagaaataatttcTTAATTGATTATAGAAACAAGAACTATCAATGAAAacaacaaagaaagaagagattGGTTTGGCCGAAGATGTTTATTACCCTctcaagaaagagaaagaagaagattttCTGGCCTGTAATGGTTGCAAGCTGAGATTGGTGGTGGTGggagattaggattaggattttgtGGTGATGAAACTGCGGTGTCAACCTTTATATTTGCCATCTcagattatttttgttattactattttaatagtttttttgtgactatattattttaatagtttactCTAGTGTAATTAAATTGCAATGAGAATTTAATTGAAGTAGTGAAGCACCATATAATCATTCAAGACACAATTGAGTTTGCTTATGACAGCCGAATAATTCTCTCTCGCGACTTCTAATGCCTATGAAGAGGATGATATATTCTCAGGGACCCCATGTTTTGTTTCTTAAGTAATTATAAATTGCCAAGCAACATTGTAATGTACATGAATTTTACTATAATGGCGACAAGAACCCGCAGAAAAATATGATTTGACCCGCAAAacaataggaaaaataaaaataaaaatgctacattaatgttgatttattttggtaGGCACGTTGAAATTAAATAAgcacaaaaaatatttgtacCCATTTGTTTTTGGCCATGCCTACTTTGGAGACTTTAGAAAgcaataaatagaaaaaggtTATATTCCATTTGGGCAGAGCAAGATTTGCATGTTACTTAAAGGTCTTTTCCTGTTCACGATCACACTTTCTTAATTTTTTGCCGCTGAAACAAATTATGAGTTTTGGCATTGTTAGCTTTGCACAACTCAAGGCatctctaattttcttttttttttctttagtaacCTACAAAATTAATAGACAAAAATATActtcaaattttatttagtaCTAAGACctatttacaataaaaaaattggtagaAACTCATGTGCAGTCGATtgcacgtgaagttgatagttaagaGCCATTAGATagaaatttagtcaaatcaatcaaatcatttaAGCGGTGCTTTTGCCATTTGAATTTCCACGTGAAATTAATTGCATCTGAATTTCTACCTAAACAACATATGTTCTTAACCTTATATAAATTAAGCGGTGCCTTTGCCATTTAGACTCGGCCTATAGACTCGGCCTATAGTATAATTGTAACTACTAAACTTTATCCacactaattttataatttattgttgactctaataataatttgattaaaagaAATAAGCAAGGAATTACTTAAgctaatcaaatatttttaaaatatagggaaatggttaaaataataaatttttgggTTGTGTGTGTGTCTTTTTGGTGGAGGAATGCTTGTCACCTACTCCTTTTAAGTTCCCAAATCCAATTCAATTCCCCTTCCAAACCAAAatacaaaagggaaaaaaaagtcACAAACTTGTGGGAGTGAGAGAGAAgttaggaagaaaaaaaaaagaagagcgaAGTAACCAAAACGAAAAgcctttttcattctttttctctccCATTCCCATTGctctgtcttcttcttcttcttcttcgacaacaacaataatggagaGACAGAAATGCTGCAAGCTCTGCTCAAGAACCTTCCCTAATGGAAGAGCCCTAGGTGGCCACATGAAGGCTCACTTGGCCACTTTTCCTCTCCCCCCTAAACCCCCTCAACCACCAGCACCACCATTACCTTCTTCTGAATCCTCCTCTTCATTTTCCTCCTTCTCAGAATCGGAACCCGAAGACAAGACTGCTTTGATTTATGGGTTGAGGGAGAATCCCAAGAAGAGTTTCAGAGTCGCAGATCCCGAGTTCTCTCCCTTGGCTGCACCACTTCTACCGCCACCTGACTCTGTTGCGGTTCAAGACAGAGAGAGCGAGACAGAGTCATCAAAGAAACCAACTCGCCAACGATCCAAGCGAACTTGGAGAGCAAGGTCCATTCTTCACAACCATGAAGACGACAAAGAACAGCTTAAGAAGAAGCAGCCCAAGCTTGGATTTATGGAACATGAACATGAATATGAAGCAGAACCGGTGAGCTCAGTCTCGGAAACTTCAGTAGTGGAAGACGTCGCCATGTTCCTGGTTATGCTCTCAAGGGACACGTGGTCCAACAAAGATGCAATACTAGTAAAACAAGAAGGAGAAGTTGAAAGATCAAAGGCTGGGAGCGGCAATGGGATCAAGATGAAGAAGGTTCGTGTTCGCGGGAAGCATAGTCATCAGTGTGAGAATTGCGGTAAAACTTTTCGATCTTCGAGGGCGTTGGGAAGTCATAGGAGCATATGCTGTGACGGAGGAGGATCAGGAGCAAGTGATAGAATCTTCCAATGCCCGTTTTGTTTCAAAATCTTTGGCTCTGGCCAAGCCCTTGGCGGTCACAAGAGATCTCATCTCATCGCCATGGCGGcaccttcctcctcttcttccacTGCCAAGAATTTCATAGATCTCAACTTGCCTGCTCCACTAGAAGAACAACATGAAGATGACCTTGGTGTTGTTTCGGATGTTTCCTATACTTGAAACCATCTTCTCCTATATATTCAACTAATCTTTCGGtaacttttacttttattttcattcCGGTGGTGTTTTTTGTTATGTAGTCTGTAAGATCCAACATTTCATTTGTGtttgttatttaatatataagatCAGAAACTTCTTTTGATTTTACAGTGGTAGTTGagtataattaatatattgttTCTTCCACCAACTCTATACCTGCTTGCTTCTGCTATGTTCAGGACTGAAAGTTAGTTACATGCTAGTAAATGTTGCTTTGTTGAAGTTTTCTTGTTAGTTGTGCTGCTCAACTTGGCTTCATTATACTATAACAAGAAGTATAGAAATGAGATAGCTtcggataaaaaaaattaaataaataaataaatagattcgGTAGTTGTGGACCTACAATTCAGGCATTCAAAAAAGTACTAAAGTTGCTGCAAATTCtgttttcatgttttgtttCTGTTCCACCAAGTCTCTAACTAGTTTCCACCcacttttcataaaaaaataataataatatatatttttcctcttttttacCGCAATACCACGTAAACAATCaatgcatatagtttattttaaattaaaatacacgTATTTGCGATAGATTATACAAGTTGAATTGATTGTTCACGTACAATTTGCGCTTTATTAACCATCTCTTTGGCTTGGATTGTTTTGGTGGTGTTGTTTTAGCGTGAAGCATGAAAGTAATGATACCTTAGACAAAGTCAGAAACAACGAAATGATTGTAGTGGCCAATAGAGGTGCACAATTTGTTGGTTTGCTTAGCTAAGAGATGCCCTTGGAATTCAGAGTTATTAACTaggaaaattctaaattcctCCCCCCGTCAATTCCTCAATGTGCTGGCctctttttttgttggtttatttTAGAGATGAggatattttgtttcttttctatttgttattcttctcaacaaaaaatttgGTACCAAGTGTagtttgtttttatatttttgtagacTTTATCATCTGCGTTGAAAAGAACGAAGTATCCGGGTAAAAGGAGGGAGGTCCCATACAATTCGTATCGAAGAATCAGTCAGGTTTATGATAATAAAGTACAGGATATGCTGATCAAATAGTTCTAGatagatttaattaattaattaacattaaACAAAATGTGTCAAACAACGAAGGACgtttgttagtttattttaatttccttaatttctctttagttttataaattaaaaactatgttgtatgataaaaaaatattttttttcaatgaaaaacgattttttttattttttaatatgttaggcaaatttttagtaataaaagtaaaagtattaaaaaaaaattttttttgagaaactgtaatttatatctttttttaaaagatcttttttcttaaaaaaagatatttttcatgtaataaataaacaaaaagtacttttatattgttatacagTGATGCTACACATCCATGTAATTTTGTATCTAAGTTCATTCAAGTTAGtccaacacaaaaaaaattcaataccaTAAAATAAAACGTGAAATATACGTGCCCAACACACACGAAATCGCTCTTACCCAacacttcttctcttcttcttcttctcttctacctcgcgcttcttcttcttctcccccgCTTCTTATTCCACTCGTTTACGTACGGAgcatcttcttcttcgtcttcttcttcgcgttcctcctcctcctcattctcctctttctttttcgcgttccttcttcttcacgtgttttctccttatcgtcattcttttgttgttgttgctgcggtatttttttgtcttttccttcttctctctggtgaagaagcagtagaaggtgaggaggaagagttttgaattgtgtagaacagaaatgaaccgaagagttttgaattgtgtagaaaagaaatgaaccgaacatgttattatggtgaaacaattgtatagta is part of the Arachis duranensis cultivar V14167 chromosome 1, aradu.V14167.gnm2.J7QH, whole genome shotgun sequence genome and encodes:
- the LOC107486002 gene encoding zinc finger protein ZAT1-like, with product MERQKCCKLCSRTFPNGRALGGHMKAHLATFPLPPKPPQPPAPPLPSSESSSSFSSFSESEPEDKTALIYGLRENPKKSFRVADPEFSPLAAPLLPPPDSVAVQDRESETESSKKPTRQRSKRTWRARSILHNHEDDKEQLKKKQPKLGFMEHEHEYEAEPVSSVSETSVVEDVAMFLVMLSRDTWSNKDAILVKQEGEVERSKAGSGNGIKMKKVRVRGKHSHQCENCGKTFRSSRALGSHRSICCDGGGSGASDRIFQCPFCFKIFGSGQALGGHKRSHLIAMAAPSSSSSTAKNFIDLNLPAPLEEQHEDDLGVVSDVSYT